A segment of the Betaproteobacteria bacterium genome:
GAAACCTGTCGGACCCGAGCGACCGCTCGGGCGCATCATGCGCGACGCCAAGATGATCACCGAACAGCAGATCGGTGAGATTCTCGCCCACCAGCGCAGTCGCGGCGTGTGTTTCGGCGAAGCCGCCGTGGCGCTCAAGCTCGTCAGTCGTGAAGACGTCGAGTGGGCCGTTGCACAGCAGTTCGAATACCCGGTCGCACCCGAAGGTGCACCAGGCAGCCCCGAGCTGGTGGTGGCGACCAAGCCGTTCGGCCGCGAAGCCGAGGCGTTCCGTGAACTGCGCACCCAGCTCATGATGGGGATTCTGTCGCAGGACATGCCGCCATGTGCGCTCGCGATCGTGAGTCCGGACATCGGCGACGGCAGGACTTACGTCGCTGCAAATGTCGCCGTCGCGTTCAGCCAGCTGGACGGCGGCGGCACGTTGCTGCTCGACGCCAACCTGCGGCGCCCGCGTCAGCAG
Coding sequences within it:
- a CDS encoding tyrosine protein kinase translates to MSSRPRFIPLGERPGSVVAADETKPVGPERPLGRIMRDAKMITEQQIGEILAHQRSRGVCFGEAAVALKLVSREDVEWAVAQQFEYPVAPEGAPGSPELVVATKPFGREAEAFRELRTQLMMGILSQDMPPCALAIVSPDIGDGRTYVAANVAVAFSQLDGGGTLLLDANLRRPRQQTLFGVETGMPGLASVLAGRADPRVVQPMRHLPSLHVLPAGTPPPNPLELLQRSAFAHLLRDLLGRFAYVIVDTPAASQGADARVIAAACGA